In Fibrobacter sp. UWT2, one DNA window encodes the following:
- a CDS encoding metallophosphoesterase: protein MSSKILKIGQISDIHIGNGEELVQGIDVCANFRKALYSKSMQNLDLLVLSGDLSENSEPGAYEYVASLLKDCKSPYCIIPGNHDDLNVMRKYFDIESVIHGDRCFYRYDLNGRTIFFLDSACGNVSPEQLTWLKEEAAKIKDEIILFMHHPPCFCGHRFMDLRYHLENMVEVQQVLADIRNLTHIYVGHYHHQFEVNMGRQVVHVAPATQFQIDPNVPYFNLKSAAPGWQLIEWGEKFVETTVYFE, encoded by the coding sequence ATGTCATCAAAGATCCTTAAAATAGGTCAGATATCCGATATCCATATCGGTAATGGAGAAGAGCTCGTACAGGGAATCGATGTTTGTGCGAATTTCCGTAAGGCTCTCTATTCCAAGTCTATGCAGAACCTGGATCTTTTGGTGTTGTCTGGAGACCTTTCCGAAAATTCCGAGCCGGGCGCATATGAATATGTCGCCTCCCTCCTGAAGGATTGCAAAAGTCCTTATTGCATTATTCCGGGCAACCATGATGACCTCAACGTCATGCGGAAATATTTCGACATCGAATCCGTGATTCACGGTGACAGGTGTTTCTACCGCTACGACTTGAACGGCCGGACTATCTTTTTCCTGGATAGCGCCTGCGGAAATGTTTCACCGGAACAGTTGACTTGGCTCAAGGAAGAAGCTGCAAAGATCAAGGATGAAATCATCCTGTTCATGCACCATCCGCCTTGTTTCTGCGGTCACCGTTTCATGGACTTGCGCTATCATCTTGAAAACATGGTCGAAGTCCAGCAGGTTCTTGCAGATATCAGGAATCTGACTCACATCTATGTGGGCCACTACCATCACCAGTTCGAAGTGAACATGGGTCGCCAGGTTGTGCATGTCGCACCGGCAACTCAGTTCCAGATTGATCCCAACGTACCCTATTTTAATCTGAAAAGTGCCGCTCCCGGCTGGCAATTGATAGAATGGGGCGAAAAATTTGTAGAAACTACAGTTTATTTTGAATGA